In a genomic window of Salegentibacter salegens:
- a CDS encoding LolA family protein produces MKNLIFITLAIFTISLNAQNYQKAESLLNEVSSKVKSYDNMVIDFKYTLQNNAANVNQETRGDVSIKGEKYVLNLMGTTQMFDGKKIYTIIPEDEEINISTYVEEEENNITPSKMFTFYEEGYNYEMDAAQNLNGRKIQYVKLTPKDSNAEVKNILLGIDSQTKHIYNLIQTQDNNTKITITVKSFKTNQELAQNLFTFEEDRYEDFYINRLD; encoded by the coding sequence ATGAAAAATTTAATTTTTATTACACTCGCTATTTTCACCATTAGCTTAAATGCCCAGAATTATCAAAAAGCCGAAAGCCTTTTAAATGAAGTTTCTTCTAAGGTTAAAAGCTATGATAATATGGTGATAGATTTTAAATACACCCTGCAGAATAATGCTGCCAACGTAAACCAGGAAACCCGTGGGGATGTAAGCATTAAAGGGGAAAAATATGTGCTAAACCTCATGGGAACCACCCAAATGTTTGATGGGAAGAAAATCTACACCATAATTCCCGAAGATGAAGAGATCAATATTTCTACCTATGTTGAAGAGGAAGAAAATAATATTACTCCGTCAAAAATGTTCACTTTTTATGAAGAAGGCTATAATTATGAGATGGATGCCGCTCAAAATTTAAATGGACGCAAAATTCAATATGTAAAGTTAACCCCTAAAGACAGTAATGCCGAGGTTAAAAATATTCTACTGGGAATAGACAGCCAAACCAAACATATTTATAACCTTATCCAAACCCAGGATAACAATACCAAAATAACTATTACCGTAAAAAGCTTTAAAACCAACCAGGAGCTTGCACAAAACCTTTTTACCTTTGAAGAAGATCGTTACGAAGATTTTTACATCAATAGATTAGACTAA
- a CDS encoding SanA/YdcF family protein, with protein sequence MKLFRKFILAFALFVIISILIIFGLEAYVQKETANLIYSEIAEIPSAKTGIILGASVHADGKLSPILEDRVETAYQLYKLNKIENFLVSGDHRTDDYDEVNAIKSHLEKKGVPTEDIILDHSGFDTYDSMFRAKSVFEIEDAIVITQKFHLPRSLYIAKNLDADYKGLEAAPVAYTSSETIKRREQLANFKAIWEIVTNQQPTTLEKQPK encoded by the coding sequence ATGAAGCTGTTTAGAAAATTTATTCTCGCTTTTGCACTTTTCGTTATCATAAGCATCCTCATAATATTTGGATTAGAAGCCTATGTGCAAAAAGAAACTGCTAATCTTATTTATTCTGAAATTGCAGAAATTCCTTCAGCAAAAACAGGAATAATTCTTGGCGCTAGTGTACATGCTGATGGGAAATTATCCCCAATTCTTGAAGATCGTGTAGAAACTGCCTACCAGCTTTACAAACTCAATAAGATTGAAAATTTTCTGGTAAGTGGAGATCATAGAACCGATGATTATGACGAAGTAAATGCAATAAAAAGTCATTTGGAGAAAAAAGGCGTTCCTACTGAAGATATTATTTTAGATCATTCTGGCTTTGACACTTACGATAGTATGTTTAGAGCAAAATCGGTTTTTGAAATCGAAGACGCCATAGTAATTACTCAGAAATTTCACTTACCCAGAAGTCTTTATATTGCTAAAAACCTGGATGCCGACTATAAAGGATTAGAAGCCGCTCCCGTTGCATATACTTCTTCTGAAACTATTAAACGCCGGGAACAACTGGCGAATTTTAAAGCTATTTGGGAAATTGTTACCAATCAACAACCTACCACGCTAGAAAAACAACCTAAGTAA
- a CDS encoding PepSY-associated TM helix domain-containing protein — translation MQKKTKNKGLKKWIAKLHLWLGLGSGLIVFIVAITGCIFVFHDEIKDITRDYRNLTPQASTFVAPSKLQNKTKDLFPEVQPGMVVYQGRDRSAFVYTMVDEVPHHIYFNPYSAEFLQKENLEDDFFLIVEDLHMHLWLPEKIGKQVVGISTLIFVFMLISGIVLWWPKKRKNFKKRLQIRWDAKWRRVNYDWHSITGLYISLLALFIAIMGLSFSYEWMNHGLYDLANLWQEKPEDRLNIQIEDTEYSENALDIAIVETLKQRPEDEMFFVWEQGGSAPITTGSYPEAMDYDHQSNFYFHPETGELLKNHEYSSKSTGMKLQEMTFGLHTGQYFGLTGKIIAFFASLFVAALPVSGFVIWFGRRNKKPKSKT, via the coding sequence ATGCAGAAAAAAACAAAAAATAAAGGTTTAAAGAAGTGGATTGCTAAGCTTCATCTGTGGCTGGGACTTGGTTCCGGTCTTATTGTTTTTATAGTGGCTATTACCGGTTGCATTTTTGTTTTTCACGACGAGATTAAGGACATAACCCGCGATTATCGAAATCTTACTCCGCAAGCTTCAACATTTGTAGCGCCTTCAAAACTTCAGAATAAAACAAAAGACCTTTTTCCTGAAGTTCAACCCGGAATGGTTGTGTACCAGGGTAGGGATCGTTCGGCTTTTGTTTATACTATGGTAGATGAGGTGCCGCATCATATTTATTTCAACCCTTATTCTGCTGAATTTCTTCAGAAAGAAAACCTGGAAGACGACTTTTTTCTAATTGTAGAAGATTTACATATGCATCTCTGGCTTCCGGAGAAAATAGGAAAACAGGTAGTAGGAATTTCTACATTAATTTTCGTTTTCATGCTTATTTCTGGAATTGTGCTTTGGTGGCCAAAAAAGCGAAAAAACTTCAAGAAACGTCTTCAAATAAGATGGGATGCCAAATGGCGCCGTGTAAATTACGACTGGCATAGTATAACCGGATTATATATTTCGCTTCTGGCTTTGTTTATAGCCATTATGGGACTTAGTTTTTCTTATGAATGGATGAATCACGGCCTATACGACCTGGCAAATCTATGGCAGGAAAAACCGGAAGACCGGTTAAATATTCAAATTGAAGATACTGAATATTCTGAAAACGCCCTGGATATTGCAATAGTTGAAACCTTAAAACAACGGCCTGAAGATGAAATGTTTTTTGTGTGGGAACAGGGTGGAAGCGCGCCAATAACAACAGGTTCTTATCCCGAAGCGATGGATTATGATCATCAATCTAACTTTTATTTTCATCCGGAAACCGGTGAATTATTGAAAAATCACGAATACTCTAGCAAAAGTACCGGGATGAAATTGCAGGAAATGACTTTTGGTTTGCACACCGGCCAGTATTTTGGATTAACCGGTAAAATAATTGCCTTCTTTGCAAGTTTGTTTGTAGCTGCACTTCCCGTTAGCGGGTTTGTAATTTGGTTTGGTCGCAGAAATAAAAAGCCTAAATCAAAAACTTAA
- a CDS encoding phage holin family protein — MLQWIVHIVIDALVLLAAANIMPKVKLEGFKTAIIVALIIGVLSFLLSWVLTLLLNVATFGIFYFLGLGFITRVIAYAIIIEIADQFSDDFKTEGFLPSLWLAVFIAIVGGIVDWVLF, encoded by the coding sequence ATGCTTCAATGGATAGTGCATATCGTTATAGATGCCCTGGTTTTACTAGCCGCAGCCAATATCATGCCTAAAGTGAAACTCGAGGGTTTTAAAACGGCTATTATTGTAGCTTTAATTATCGGGGTACTTAGTTTTTTATTAAGCTGGGTGCTCACTCTCTTACTAAATGTAGCAACCTTCGGAATTTTTTATTTTCTGGGATTAGGATTTATCACCCGGGTTATTGCCTACGCCATTATAATTGAAATAGCCGACCAGTTTAGTGACGATTTTAAAACCGAAGGTTTCCTTCCTTCTCTATGGCTTGCCGTTTTTATAGCCATTGTAGGTGGAATTGTGGATTGGGTACTTTTTTAA
- a CDS encoding DNA translocase FtsK — MAKKKIRTKTSTGKKSTKFSFKLNRQQKVVLGSFLMLFGLALSVAFISFLFNWEVDQSTLGEFSNREIETKNWLSKFGATVSDFFMYKGFGIAAFIFSILVSYTGFHLFLGVKSTKLRESWFWGILIMLWLAIFFGFFAAENPLLGGRIGFEMNDFLQDYLGFFGTILLMLFLFIAYLTLRLNLTPELIGSFLKSKKESLNKEFKSNGEEISATEEETDWKEKVTPKQEKPTEKSSAEIKLDATPPKDEKPSPASKTKSVEPEEVEMEVETTQEEELDEDKISNKIVKDFGEFDPTLELSNYKFPTLDLLQEYGGGITVDQEELEGHKNRIVDTLKNYKIEIAQIKATVGPTVTLYEIVPEAGIRISKIKNLEDDIALSLSALGIRIIAPIPGKGTIGIEVPNKNATIVSMRSVIASPKFQNAEMELPMALGKTISNETFVVDLAKMPHMLMAGATGQGKSVGLNAILTSLLYSKHPAEVKFVLVDPKKVELTLFNKIERHYLAKLPDSGDAIITDNTKVINTLNSLCIEMDNRYELLKDAMVRNIKEYNVKFKARKLNPENGHKFLPYIVLVVDEFADLIMTAGKEVETPIARLAQLARAIGIHLIIATQRPSVNVITGIIKANFPARIAFRVTSKIDSRTILDGQGADQLIGRGDMLFTQGNELRRLQCAFVDTPEVDKITEFIGSQKAYPEAHQLPAYEADDSGTGVDIDISERDKLFREAAEVIVTAQQGSASLLQRKLKLGYNRAGRIIDQLEAAGIVGPFEGSKARQVLVTDLAALDQLLNEE; from the coding sequence ATGGCCAAAAAGAAAATCAGGACTAAAACAAGCACCGGGAAAAAGTCGACTAAATTTTCCTTTAAACTTAACCGGCAACAAAAGGTAGTTTTAGGCAGTTTCTTAATGTTATTTGGCCTGGCTTTAAGCGTTGCATTTATTTCATTCTTATTTAATTGGGAGGTAGACCAAAGCACGCTTGGGGAGTTTTCAAACCGGGAAATAGAAACCAAAAACTGGCTAAGTAAATTTGGCGCAACGGTGAGCGACTTTTTTATGTATAAAGGTTTTGGAATTGCCGCTTTTATCTTTTCAATTTTAGTAAGCTACACCGGTTTTCATCTTTTTCTTGGCGTAAAATCTACAAAACTAAGGGAATCCTGGTTTTGGGGTATTTTAATTATGCTGTGGCTGGCCATTTTCTTCGGATTCTTCGCTGCAGAAAATCCCCTTTTAGGTGGCAGAATTGGCTTTGAAATGAACGATTTCCTACAGGATTATTTAGGTTTCTTCGGAACAATTTTATTGATGTTATTCCTCTTCATCGCATATTTAACTTTAAGACTAAACCTTACCCCCGAATTAATAGGAAGTTTTCTGAAGTCTAAAAAAGAAAGCCTAAACAAAGAATTCAAATCTAATGGCGAAGAAATTTCGGCTACAGAAGAAGAAACCGACTGGAAAGAAAAAGTAACTCCTAAACAGGAAAAACCTACCGAAAAATCTTCGGCTGAAATAAAACTGGATGCTACGCCTCCAAAAGACGAAAAACCTTCTCCTGCTTCAAAAACAAAATCGGTAGAGCCCGAAGAAGTAGAGATGGAAGTAGAAACAACCCAGGAAGAAGAGTTAGATGAAGATAAAATAAGTAATAAAATCGTTAAAGATTTTGGTGAATTTGATCCCACTTTAGAACTCAGTAATTATAAATTCCCTACGCTGGATCTGCTTCAGGAATATGGTGGCGGCATTACGGTAGACCAGGAAGAACTTGAAGGGCACAAAAACCGAATTGTAGATACGCTTAAAAACTACAAAATTGAAATCGCTCAAATAAAGGCTACAGTAGGCCCTACGGTAACGCTATACGAAATCGTGCCGGAAGCCGGAATTAGGATTTCAAAAATTAAAAACCTGGAAGACGATATTGCGCTTTCCCTTTCAGCATTGGGAATTCGTATTATTGCGCCAATTCCGGGAAAAGGAACTATTGGTATTGAAGTTCCGAATAAAAACGCAACTATTGTGTCTATGCGTTCGGTAATTGCTTCGCCAAAATTCCAAAATGCAGAAATGGAATTACCAATGGCACTTGGGAAAACCATTTCTAACGAAACTTTTGTGGTAGACCTGGCAAAAATGCCGCATATGCTTATGGCCGGTGCAACAGGTCAGGGTAAATCGGTTGGATTAAATGCCATTCTTACTTCCCTACTCTACAGCAAACATCCTGCAGAAGTAAAATTTGTGCTGGTAGACCCTAAAAAAGTTGAACTTACGCTTTTCAATAAAATTGAAAGACATTACCTCGCAAAACTACCAGATTCAGGAGATGCAATTATTACCGATAATACCAAGGTAATCAACACCCTGAATTCTTTATGTATTGAAATGGACAATCGTTACGAACTGCTGAAAGATGCGATGGTTCGTAATATTAAGGAATACAATGTCAAATTTAAAGCAAGAAAATTAAATCCGGAAAACGGGCATAAATTTTTACCATACATCGTACTGGTAGTAGATGAATTTGCCGATTTAATCATGACCGCCGGGAAAGAAGTAGAGACACCAATTGCCCGCCTGGCCCAGCTGGCGCGTGCCATTGGAATTCATTTAATAATTGCTACCCAAAGACCTTCCGTAAATGTAATTACAGGTATTATAAAAGCTAATTTCCCGGCCAGAATAGCTTTTAGGGTGACTTCAAAAATAGATTCCAGGACAATTTTAGATGGCCAGGGAGCAGATCAACTTATTGGGCGTGGAGATATGTTATTTACCCAGGGAAATGAATTAAGACGTTTACAGTGTGCTTTTGTAGACACTCCCGAAGTAGACAAAATCACCGAATTTATAGGTTCTCAAAAAGCTTACCCGGAAGCGCACCAACTTCCGGCTTACGAAGCCGATGATAGTGGCACAGGTGTTGATATAGATATTAGCGAAAGAGATAAACTCTTTAGAGAAGCTGCCGAGGTGATCGTTACCGCTCAACAAGGCTCTGCTTCTTTGCTGCAACGTAAACTAAAATTAGGTTACAATCGCGCCGGCAGGATTATAGATCAATTAGAAGCAGCCGGCATTGTAGGACCTTTTGAGGGAAGTAAAGCCAGGCAGGTTTTAGTGACAGATCTTGCAGCCTTAGATCAATTATTAAATGAAGAATAA
- a CDS encoding DUF6952 family protein, which produces MKLPVIKHLARENEAQKLEHTIEVLESYSEHRSVKDEEMDVIGELISNLCGAVEVKHSIDGGTPEKDACNNFMQKVVGSIDR; this is translated from the coding sequence ATGAAGTTACCAGTAATTAAACATTTAGCACGCGAGAACGAAGCTCAAAAACTGGAACATACCATAGAAGTCCTTGAAAGCTATTCTGAACATCGTTCGGTAAAAGACGAGGAAATGGATGTAATAGGTGAATTGATCTCGAATTTATGTGGCGCTGTAGAAGTTAAGCATTCTATTGATGGGGGAACTCCAGAAAAGGATGCCTGTAACAACTTTATGCAAAAAGTAGTTGGTTCTATAGACCGTTAG
- the tpx gene encoding thiol peroxidase: protein MSQITLKGEKINTYGNLPEKGERAPHFALIKSDLSTATLNDFKGKRVILNIFPSIDTGVCATSVRKFNERATELENTVVLCISRDLPFAQKRFVNDEGLENVINLSDFRDRNFGKDYGLEIMDGPFEALLSRVVIVLDENGNVIHSQQVPEIGEEPDYLAALKTLL, encoded by the coding sequence ATGTCGCAGATAACATTAAAAGGTGAAAAAATTAACACCTATGGCAACCTTCCAGAAAAGGGAGAGAGAGCACCACATTTCGCTCTCATTAAATCAGATCTTAGTACCGCAACTTTAAACGATTTTAAAGGAAAACGCGTTATTTTAAACATTTTTCCCAGTATAGATACAGGTGTTTGTGCAACTTCTGTAAGAAAATTTAATGAGCGGGCTACCGAGCTTGAAAACACGGTTGTACTTTGTATTTCCCGTGATTTACCATTTGCCCAAAAGCGTTTTGTAAACGATGAAGGTTTAGAAAATGTAATCAACCTATCAGATTTTAGAGATAGAAACTTCGGAAAAGATTACGGCCTGGAAATTATGGATGGTCCTTTTGAAGCTTTACTTTCTCGTGTAGTAATTGTATTAGATGAAAACGGAAATGTAATTCATAGCCAGCAAGTTCCTGAAATTGGTGAAGAACCAGATTATCTCGCCGCTCTTAAAACCCTGTTATAA
- the ribB gene encoding 3,4-dihydroxy-2-butanone-4-phosphate synthase — protein sequence MAQETTTQTPLKLHNIQEAIDDIREGKVIIVVDDEDRENEGDFVAAAEKVTPEMINFMATHGRGLICAPITEERCKNLKLEMMVSNNTDPMETGFTISVDLRGKGVTTGISASDRAKTIQSLIDPETKPIDLNRPGHIFPLKAKEGGVLRRTGHTEAAIDFARLAGFAPAGVIVEIMNEDGSMARLTQLMEVAKKFDLKIVSIEDLVAYRMQHDSLIEKKEDFDLDTRFGKFRLRAYRQTTNGQVHLALTKGNWKNNEEILVRVNSTLVNNDILGTLTNNADKKLDNMFRAINEEGRGAIVFINPAIQSLNLLPRLAELKERQKKGEVKAPPLNMDNKDFGIGAQILHDLEIHKIKLLSNSQQTKRVGMIGYGLEITRYVNY from the coding sequence ATGGCTCAGGAAACTACTACCCAAACTCCACTTAAACTTCACAATATCCAGGAAGCGATAGACGATATTCGTGAAGGCAAGGTTATTATTGTGGTAGACGATGAAGACAGAGAGAATGAAGGCGATTTTGTTGCAGCCGCAGAAAAGGTGACCCCAGAAATGATAAATTTTATGGCCACTCATGGCCGCGGACTCATTTGCGCACCAATTACCGAAGAACGTTGCAAAAACCTGAAACTGGAAATGATGGTGAGCAATAATACCGATCCCATGGAAACCGGTTTTACCATTTCGGTAGATTTGCGAGGAAAAGGTGTAACCACGGGAATTTCAGCTTCAGATAGGGCCAAAACAATTCAATCGTTAATAGATCCTGAAACCAAACCTATAGACCTTAACCGTCCCGGGCATATTTTTCCGCTTAAAGCAAAAGAAGGCGGCGTGTTAAGAAGAACAGGGCATACCGAAGCTGCTATAGACTTTGCCAGGCTTGCAGGTTTTGCTCCCGCAGGTGTTATCGTAGAGATAATGAACGAGGATGGTTCTATGGCCAGACTTACGCAATTGATGGAAGTGGCGAAAAAATTTGACCTCAAAATTGTTTCAATTGAAGATTTAGTGGCTTATAGAATGCAGCACGATTCTTTAATTGAAAAGAAAGAAGATTTTGATCTTGATACCCGTTTTGGAAAATTTAGATTAAGAGCTTACCGCCAAACCACCAATGGGCAGGTTCATTTAGCACTTACCAAAGGGAACTGGAAAAATAATGAAGAAATTTTGGTTCGGGTAAATTCTACGCTGGTTAATAATGATATTCTTGGAACACTAACTAATAATGCCGACAAGAAACTGGATAATATGTTTAGGGCGATTAATGAAGAAGGTCGCGGCGCAATTGTGTTTATAAATCCAGCCATACAATCTTTAAATTTATTACCGCGTCTCGCCGAGCTAAAAGAACGCCAGAAAAAAGGCGAAGTAAAAGCTCCGCCTTTAAATATGGATAATAAAGATTTTGGAATTGGTGCCCAGATTCTACACGATCTGGAAATTCATAAAATAAAATTACTTTCTAACTCCCAGCAAACTAAGCGTGTGGGAATGATTGGCTACGGACTGGAAATTACCCGCTACGTAAATTATTAA
- a CDS encoding diacylglycerol kinase, with translation MRDSFLGKRIRGGGYAIKGAWLLLKHEQSIQVQFVLAIIMCVAGYFFGITKTEWMFQFVAIGLVMTAEGLNSGLEAMADFVHPDFHSKIGHIKDIAAGAVFIAAVIALIIGVFIYFPYIF, from the coding sequence ATGCGGGATAGTTTCCTCGGAAAAAGAATAAGAGGAGGCGGCTATGCCATTAAAGGTGCCTGGTTGTTATTAAAACACGAGCAGAGCATACAGGTGCAATTTGTGCTTGCTATAATTATGTGTGTTGCCGGTTATTTCTTTGGTATCACCAAAACCGAATGGATGTTTCAATTTGTAGCCATAGGCCTTGTAATGACTGCTGAAGGTCTAAATTCAGGCTTGGAAGCAATGGCAGATTTTGTGCATCCAGATTTTCATAGTAAAATTGGCCATATAAAAGATATTGCGGCGGGTGCGGTCTTTATTGCAGCCGTAATCGCACTAATTATTGGGGTGTTTATTTACTTTCCTTATATTTTTTGA
- a CDS encoding NAD(P)H-dependent oxidoreductase codes for MSNIKALQWRYATKKFDPEKILSLEKINILKEAFNLTATSYGLQPLKMVVVRNKELQEQLKTASWEQQQLNTASHVLVICIEKKVDKNFIEKYFKRVKHIRETPDDILDPFKRSLVESFESKAAEEVHAWALNQAYLTLGTLLTVCATEEIDACPMEGFQPDKYDELLKLEEHNLKSVLVLPVGYRAEDDMFSEFKKVRRPLDDVIIEVN; via the coding sequence ATGAGTAATATAAAAGCTTTACAATGGCGTTATGCCACCAAAAAGTTCGATCCTGAAAAAATACTCTCTTTAGAGAAAATAAACATTCTTAAAGAAGCTTTTAATTTAACTGCTACATCTTATGGTTTGCAGCCTTTAAAAATGGTGGTGGTTCGCAATAAAGAATTACAGGAACAATTAAAAACCGCTTCCTGGGAACAGCAACAGTTAAATACTGCGTCTCACGTTTTAGTGATTTGTATTGAAAAGAAAGTTGATAAGAATTTTATTGAAAAGTACTTTAAAAGGGTAAAGCATATACGCGAAACCCCCGATGATATTTTAGATCCTTTTAAAAGATCTCTTGTGGAAAGTTTTGAATCTAAAGCAGCAGAAGAGGTACACGCCTGGGCACTAAACCAGGCTTATTTAACTTTGGGGACACTTTTAACCGTTTGTGCTACCGAAGAAATAGATGCCTGCCCTATGGAAGGTTTTCAACCCGATAAGTACGATGAACTCTTAAAATTAGAAGAACACAACTTAAAATCGGTTTTGGTTTTACCGGTAGGTTATCGTGCAGAAGACGATATGTTTTCTGAATTTAAAAAGGTGCGAAGACCTTTAGATGATGTTATAATTGAAGTAAATTAA
- a CDS encoding LptF/LptG family permease — MKILDRYILTSYLKTFFTVFIILMFIFVLQTIWLYIGELAGKDLDTEIILKFLLYFSPKLVPLVLPLTILLTSIMTFGNFAENYEFAAMKSSGISLQRAMRSLTFFILLVSVTAFFFANNVIPAAEYKSINLRKNIAKLKPAMAITEGVFNDLGTINIKVEDKSGDNGQYLTDVIIHKKTARSGNFTVMKAKEGELMGSTDSEVLSLILKDGNYYDEIQPSDYSKRRNKPFAKSYFEEYTINLDLSDFNNVDLEDESYSNTQGMLNISELKQSIDSFSTAYNEKKRNLSENMYRRTDFDKIEVNLNPSDSITEIENTILEEYDTYQAVQIVNLSLGSINGALSHLNIKRSELKNSTKQLNKFEIALHEKYVLAAACIILFFVGAPLGAIIRKGGMGLPMVVAVLLFLTYHFIGIFAKNSAEDGSVSPFLATWLSTLIMLPLGIYLTYRATTDQGLFAFDNITQPIRKALKKAGIIKPKRKID; from the coding sequence TTGAAAATATTAGACCGGTACATACTCACCAGTTACCTAAAAACGTTTTTTACAGTTTTTATCATCTTAATGTTCATCTTTGTACTCCAAACCATTTGGCTGTACATAGGTGAACTGGCGGGGAAAGATTTGGATACTGAAATTATTCTTAAATTCCTTCTCTATTTTTCTCCTAAACTGGTACCGCTGGTTTTACCCCTTACTATCCTGCTTACTTCCATAATGACCTTTGGTAATTTTGCCGAAAATTATGAGTTTGCAGCAATGAAATCTTCCGGGATTTCCCTTCAAAGAGCTATGCGAAGCTTAACTTTCTTTATTCTATTGGTAAGTGTTACCGCTTTCTTTTTTGCTAATAATGTAATCCCTGCCGCTGAATATAAATCGATAAACCTCAGGAAAAATATTGCCAAATTAAAACCGGCAATGGCTATCACCGAAGGCGTTTTTAACGATTTAGGAACCATAAATATTAAAGTGGAAGACAAAAGTGGAGATAACGGCCAGTATCTAACCGATGTGATTATCCATAAAAAAACTGCCCGAAGCGGAAATTTTACGGTAATGAAGGCCAAAGAAGGGGAATTAATGGGCAGTACAGATTCCGAGGTACTTTCTCTCATTCTAAAAGACGGTAATTATTACGACGAAATTCAACCTTCCGATTATTCTAAAAGAAGAAATAAACCTTTTGCCAAGAGTTATTTTGAGGAATATACCATAAACCTGGATCTTTCTGACTTTAATAATGTAGACCTCGAAGATGAAAGTTATAGCAACACCCAGGGAATGCTTAATATTTCTGAACTCAAACAAAGTATAGATTCATTTTCTACCGCTTATAACGAAAAGAAAAGAAATCTAAGTGAAAATATGTACCGGCGTACAGATTTTGATAAAATTGAGGTAAACCTTAATCCTTCAGATTCTATAACGGAAATAGAAAATACTATTCTTGAAGAATATGACACCTACCAGGCTGTCCAAATTGTTAATCTATCACTTGGGTCTATAAACGGTGCACTTTCGCATCTAAATATAAAAAGATCTGAATTAAAGAATTCTACCAAACAACTCAATAAATTTGAAATAGCCCTCCACGAAAAATACGTTCTGGCTGCAGCCTGTATTATCTTATTTTTTGTTGGCGCACCCTTAGGTGCGATAATAAGAAAAGGCGGTATGGGATTACCTATGGTTGTTGCTGTTCTACTTTTTCTAACCTATCATTTTATCGGAATATTTGCTAAAAATAGTGCCGAAGATGGAAGTGTGAGTCCGTTTTTAGCCACATGGCTTTCAACATTAATTATGCTGCCATTGGGAATTTACCTCACCTATCGGGCTACTACAGACCAGGGTCTTTTTGCTTTTGATAATATTACCCAGCCTATTCGAAAAGCTCTTAAAAAAGCTGGTATTATTAAGCCGAAAAGAAAAATAGATTAA